The proteins below are encoded in one region of Planctomycetota bacterium:
- a CDS encoding lipid-A-disaccharide synthase N-terminal domain-containing protein, with product MVGLGLFGQVLFTGRMLVQWLVSEKQKRSTVPVVFWWMSLGGASLLLIYFVWRRDIVGVLGQGTGWGIYARNLWLIHKAK from the coding sequence ATGGTCGGACTCGGCCTTTTCGGCCAAGTACTCTTCACCGGCCGCATGCTCGTGCAGTGGCTCGTCAGCGAAAAGCAAAAACGGTCCACCGTTCCGGTCGTGTTCTGGTGGATGAGCTTGGGCGGGGCGTCGTTGCTGTTGATTTACTTCGTCTGGCGCCGCGACATCGTCGGTGTTCTCGGCCAGGGCACCGGCTGGGGTATCTACGCGCGAAACCTGTGGCTCATCCATAAG